A region of the Silene latifolia isolate original U9 population chromosome 9, ASM4854445v1, whole genome shotgun sequence genome:
GAACGACTAAGTAGCCGCATTTAAAATGGGATTTGTTATTTCTATGTAAACATGGTTATTGTATAGAATTAACCCAGTTATTTCAATGCATAAAAACAGCTATTGTATATTGTTTAACTCAAAATGAATTTCAATTATATTCAAAAAATGGAATAACATGGTATAGTCTAAACTACTTGAAGGCAACTGAAATATCTATTATGTGAATAATACCGTTTTCTGCAAATCCTCCAACACCACAAGAACAGGCAGCCGCTTGCACCTCCTTTCGGAAGTCGTCGAAAACAACGTCTAAATTTTAGAGGCATGTTTCATTATAATACTCCAGTTATTCCATTATTACCTATTAGTTATTAGAATGAATTAAGTATACTAGTTCACTATAACACTagctagtggatgatattattaaTAGAATGCACAAGCAGTTATTGTAATATAATAATGTAGTTATTCCATTATTAACTAGTAGTTATTACAATGAATTAAGTGAACTAGTTCAATATAACAGTAGTTATTGAATGATATTATGAACAGAATATAAAGGCAGTTATTGTAATATAATAACATAGTTATTCCATTATTAACTAGCAGTTATTATAACAACCTTATTCATCTATTAAACAACATAACGACGAATAACATAACTAATGTAATCAACATAATGAAAAAAGTGATTGGTCATCTGAATTACACATATTTTCACCTGAATTCATCGTCGTTTGATGAGAAAGAAATCGATCATCAAAATTCATCATTCGATCATCATAATTCATCGTTCTCTTTATTAGAATATATTAATATCTTGtattaatatattcatatatTGTATATTAGTgtaaaataggattagctaaaatCATGGGATATAATCCTCTAATTTAGGTTAGTTAATATTTGTCTCCCTAGAATCATGGGATGATTGAGCTAACTTAGGTAATGATGTAACTATATAATGCGTACATTGTATGATATGCTAATCAGGGAATATACTACTTTCATGGTATCATTAGCCAAACCTTGATCCCCTGCTTCCGCCTACCCCTatcaaactcttttttttttcttcttcttctctatTATAGAGTCCTTCTTTGTCACAATGACAAACGACTCAACCCCTAAATCTGGCTTTCATCCCGCTTACTCCGTTTCCAACATCAAAAATGACGTGCAAATTACCCTCGAGACAGAAAATGTCCACTATGCGTCATGGGCCGAGATTTTTCTCAATACTGCTCGTGCTTTTGATGTTCTCGACCACATCGCCCCACAAAAAGATGGTGTCATTATGAAGGACGCCACCTGGGACCGTCTCGACGCCATTGTTAAGCAATGGATTTACAGTTCCATCTCTCTCGATCTCCTCCACACCATCCTTGAACCCGGTTCCACGGCACAAAAAGCGTGGGATCGTCTCAAGGACATTTttaatgaaaaatcaaaattctcGTGCCGTAATGTTGGAATAACAATTTACCAATATCCATATGGATAATTACCCAAATGTTTCATCCTACTGTCAGGCTCTCAAAATGATAGCCGACCAGTTAGCCAATGTCGGGGCTCTCGTCTCCGAGACTCGCCTCGTTCTGCAACTTGTCACCCATCTGTCCAATGGTTATGATGATGTTGCAACCATCATACAGCAAAGTGATCCACTCCCGCCATTCTACAAAGCCCGTTGCATGCTCACCTTGGAAGAAACCCGACGCGCAAAAGCCACCATTGCCTCCACTGATTCTGCCCTTGTCGCTAATCAGTCCCCATCCCCCCACCCCCACTGATTCGAAACAAACCAAACCCACCTCTCACAAcaactcctccaactccaacaatTACAAAGGCAAAGGTAAGAACTATCGTCATCATTATAAAGGTAAGAACCAAGGCGGAAATGGGTCGCAAAAATAGACTGGTAGACAGCAAGGCCCCGCCACTCCCTCCACCTGGACGTGGGTTCCGTACCCACAGTGGCCCGCACAGCAGCAGCACGGGTGGACCCCTCCACCCTGTCCGTACCCCACTAGCTCGTGGACTGCTCCATCCAATCGTTCCCCTGGTATTCTCGGACCACAGCCTCAACAAGCATTTATGGCACAACCAGCCATGGTCGGAACACCGCAAGGAGCCTTCGTACCCACGGACATAGCAGCTGCGATGCAAACTCTTAATCTTCAACAGCCGGACGACAACCTGTATATGGACACCGGAGCGTCGTCACACATGACCTCTAATAATGGTAATCTCATTTCTCATTCTCTTTTGAGTGGTAATCGACATATAATAGTCGGTAATGGTAATACGATTTCGATTCGTGGTATTGGTAATACCTCCATCCCTTCTCACCATAAAAACCTCACGCTTAAAAATGTGTTACATGTTCCAAGCCTTATTAAAAATTTAGTATCGGTTCGAAAATTTACCATTGGTAATTGTGTCTCTGTTGAAGTTGACCCGTATGGGTTTTCTGTGAAGGATCTCAAGATAGGGACGCCGATTATGAGAAGTGATAGCACGGGGGACCTTTACCCTCACCTACCAGCTAAACCAGCAGCTGCCCTCTACCCTCAAGCCCTTACTGCCATTTCGTCCGACACATGGCACGGACGCTTAGGTCATCCCGGTCATAGCATTTTTAATTCCTTGTGTAATAATAACGACATTTCTTGTCGGCCTCGTCTTTCCGCGTCTTTATGTCACTCGTGCCAATTAGGCAAACATGTTAAACTTCCCTTTCGTGAATCTTTATCTAATACGTTGAGTCCATTTGATATTTTACATACTGATTTGTGGTCGTCACCCGTCGTAAGCACTAATAATCACCGCTACTATATTTTATTCCTAGATGATTTTACAAATTTTTTGTGGACATTTCCACTAACCCAAAAATCACAAGTTTACGACATTTTCCATAAATTCCacaatatgataaagactcaATTTCATTATTGCATCAAGACATTACAATGTGATAACGGACGCGAATTCGACAATTCCTCGTTCCATAATTTCTTTACTACTCAAGGCATGCTCTTTAGCTTTTCTTGTCCACACACTTCCCCACAAAATGGTATGGCCGAGAGAAAAATTCGCACAATAAATAATCTTGTCTGAACCCTCCTCTTACACGCACACATGCCACCCTCCATGTGGCACCATGCACTAGCCATGGCTACTTACCTACATAACATACTCCCTAGCAAAGCCAACAATCTCACCTCTCCAACATCGAGCCTATACCACCTCACTCCCTCTTATAGCCACTTACGCACCTTTGGGTGTTTATGCTACCCACACATACCTCCATCGACCATACACAAACTTGCCCCACGAGCAACCCCGTGCGTCTTCTTAGGCTACCCGTCTTCTCATCACGGATACCGGTGTCTCGATCTTGCTACTATGAAAATAATCATTTCACGTCATGTTACTTTTGATGAAAATGTGTTCCCATTTGCTAGCCCAAACCCCACGGCCCAATCCTCTTATGATTTTCTAACCCATGAACAATCTCCCTTTGTCACTCATCACTTGTATAACATGCCCAATGACCCACAAGCAGAGAACAATACAACCCATACTACTGAGTTCACCACGGCCCAAAATACTAAGACTCAGCAGCCCAACACCACAACTCCCTCTCCAACCCGTGAGTCCACCACGGCCCAAAATGTTGTCTCCCAGCAGCCCAATTCAATAAATCCCAACCCAACCCATGCCCAACACTCCTCCTCAAACCGTGGCCCACCCATACCTACCCAACATTCACCACAAATGGCCACTCGTGCCCGTCATGGGATATTCAAGCCCAAAAACATATTTGACCTATGCACAACCACATTATCCCCGGTACCCAAATGCCCAAAAATAGCCCTCCAAGACCCGAATTGGAATCGGGCCATGAAAGACGAATACGATGCCCTCATCAAGAATGAGACATGGGCTCTTATTCCTCGACCTTCGGATGTCAATATAACCCGTTGTCTTTGGTTGTTTAAGcataagtttaaagctaatggtgAATTAGAGCGATACAAAGCTCGTCTTGTGGTTAATGGCAGGTCTCAACAGGTTGGCGTGGATTGTGATGAAACTTTTAGCCCGGTGGTGAAACCTGCTACTATTCGCACAGTTCTCAGTCTAGCCGTGTCAAAGAAATGGCCCATTCACCAGCTTGATGTGAAAAATGCCTTCCTCCACGGTCATCTTGCCGAGACGGTCTATATGAACCAACCACCTGGATTCCGAGACCGGTCTAGACCCGACCATGTATGCCTTTTAAAGAAATATCTATAAGGACTCAAGCAAGCACTGCGGGCCTGGTATCAACGATTTGCTACTTATGTCTCCACTATCGGCTTCATACATAGCAAGTCAGACAACTCTCTCTTCATATATCGTGACAATCACAAAATTGCTTATCTCcttttatatgttgatgacataataCTTACTACTTCCACGGACAGTCTCCGACTTCATATAATGTCCCTTCTCCGCTCCGAGTTTGCAATGACCGATCTGGGTCCCCTGAATTTTTTCCTCGGAATTGCTGCAACTCGCCATTCTCACGGCCTGTTCTTGCGCGAACATGTCTTCATGTAAACCCACACAAACTCCAGTGGACACCAAGTCTAAACTCAGTGCTGCTAGTGGCAAACCCGTCTCTGACCCGGCCTTATATCGGAGTCTTGCAGGTGCTTTGAAATATTTAACATTCACTGGTCCCGACATCTCCTACGCGGTCCATCAAATTTGCCTATTTATGCATGACCCACGTGAAGAACATTTCGGGGCACTTAAGCGTATTATTCGATATCTTAAAGGAACACACCACTACGACCTTCATCTCACCACGTCAACTACGGCTTCACTCACGGCATACACGGATGCCGACTTGGGAGGATGTCCCGACTCACTCCGCTCCACCTCCGGGTATTGTGTCTACCTTGGCAATAATTTAATTTCCTGGTCATCCAAAAGACAACCCACTGTCTCACGGTCTAGTGCGGAGGCCGAATACCACGGCGTTGCAAACGTTGTCGCTGAATCATGGTGGCTCCAAAATTTATTACTCAAGCTCCACTGCTCGATTCAACGTGCCACCATTGTATATTGTGACAATGTCTTTGCAATCTACCTTTCGGGAAACTCCGTCAATCATCAACGAACTAAACACATCGAGCTTGATATCCACTTTGTCAGAGAAAAGGTTGCGCTGAATCAAGTACAAGTCCGTCATGTCCCTTCCCGTTATCAATTTGCTGACCTCTTCACGAAGGGCCTGCCCAAATTTCTATTTGACGACTTCCGTTCCAGTCTCAGTGTCCGACCGCCTCCCGCTTCGACTGCGGGGGTGTATTAGAATATATTAATATCTTGtattaatatattcatatatTGTATATTAGTGTAAAATAAGAATAGCTAAAATCATGGGATATAATCTTCTAATTTAGGTTAGTTAATATTTGTCTCCCTAGAATCATGAGATGATTGAGCTAACTTAGGTAATGATGTAACTATATAATGCGTACATTGTATGATATGCTAATCAGGGAATATACTACTTTCACTCTTGAAAGTTACATAAATCTGATTAGAATTATTATTTGATTTCAATAGCTACGAGAAAATCACTGAAGTAATTCGATTAATAGCTAAGAAATCGTAAATAATATTCATACCTTCGTTTTGATTTGATGCGTTAGGGTTTTCCGAAATTTGACTACTAATTGAAGAAAAAACTGATCGTTTCAATTGAAATAATCAAAACTATGAATGAATTGGTTGTAATCGTAtggaattacaaaaaaaaaaaaaaaactgggaAGAATTTGATGAAATTGGAGGATTTTGATTGATTTTCCACGTTTTTTGTTTGATGCGAAAACTAAGAAACGGAAATAGATAGATTTAGAGAGAGAAGCAGTAGTTTATTTTTTGTAACGTATGATTGTGAGGAATTTGGTTTTGTTAGATCAATTGTATATATATGCGGAgttaactcacgaaaagtggcaaactcaccggatcctacctctctctctctctctctctatatatatatatatatatatatatatatatatatatatatatatatatatatatatagaattaggttcaAATGAGTCCCCTTAGATTAGATGAGTCCATAAATCCTCATCCTAACCATTAGATTAAAAGAATAAATGgccaaaattaaaacaaaattaagGGCCACGATTAAATCTAAAAACATAAAACCCTAATCCTTCCTCCCTCCCTCACTCATTCATTCCACCTGCCTCCTTCactctcacttctctctctaccTCCATCTTCTCTCCCCTCCTCCCTCCACCGGCTCCCGCTTCACACCATTACCACAGCCACCTGCTCTCCTTACCAGTTTCACCACCAACAACCCCCAGCCACCGTTATCCCTATAACCACCGTATTCACCAGGAGCATCTTCTATCGCCGCCACCACCTCTCGCTTCACCTGCTGCCGCCGACCTCTCTTCCCATTTTTTTTTGTTCGGTGATGTCGTGGTTGCTGTTGCCTTCTTTTCTTctcattttttttgttgttgttggatgtTGTTAGGCGGTGGTCGTAGCCGTTCTGCCTCCTTCTCCcttctttttttttccagatccatgtcgtggtggtggtggtggtggtggtgctgtGATGGGTATTAGTGGTGGGTCAGGCGGGGTATCGTGGTGGGTGTTGGTGGCTTTCTTCCCTCCACTGCCCGCGCTACTTTCTCTCctcttgtttttttattgttggttgttggtgATGGTGGCGCCagatgttgttgttggttgtcgacggtggtggtgttggtaGTTGGAGAAGGCGTGTGTGACCTCGTTTTTtcagatctgtttttttttttttttgtgtgaaggcaggtggtggttgttggtgggttTACTGGTGGTGGCAACAAAGGCGGTGGTTGTtgtatggactaaagttacgctcTCATATGGACTAATTATATTCACCCAAGActtaaactacataaattcaaattagtataaagttacaatcctaaaaaaaataaagtgtcaaaaattgtgactaaagttacaatcgtaaaacattaaagttatcttcataaaattacaatatttacataaaattaattaaattcaaattttcATATCAGAAATTGCCTacaaaaattaaagttttaatttttagcattaaagtttcactcgtaaacattaaagttacatttataaatttgtaaaattaaataaattcaaatttttatattagaaattggctaaaaaaattaaagtttcaattcttagcattaaagtttcatttgtaaaatattaaagttacatttataaaacagtaaaaataaataaattcaaatttttatatttgaAATTGTCTAAagaaattaaagtttcaatttttattattaaagtttcactcgtaaaacaataAAGTTACCCACaaaaattatttttatatatttaaaataaaaatttataacataaatttaaatttttatttataaaactattttaaatattaaagttataattgtaaagaattaaagttacactcataaattaaAGTTGCATTTATAAAACActaaagttttcatcttaaaattttagAATCTTAAcaatcaatcttagaagatcaatggATAGAATTAGAACTTattggactcaccattttaggtggactcgtTTGAACTTGCcaatatatatatagggtcgggatccggtgagaaccactagtataatgagaactgtgagagcCTCCCCTCAGTCATTTAACAAAATTACGTTGTCTCTTACTTTTTGTCTCTAATTTCTTTCTCTCTTCCGATCACCAAACTACATACTTCTTGTAATTGAAGAACAAGCTTCAATATCTGCTACTTCCTTCATCAATGGAGACGCAAAATCGAACCATTTGTCACCGTTCATTAAATTCGACAAGGTTTGTTTGATTTTTCAATCAATTTCTTTGAATTTCCATTTTATGTTTTTTGAATTTGTTAATTCGTCAACAAATT
Encoded here:
- the LOC141601282 gene encoding uncharacterized protein LOC141601282, giving the protein MTNDSTPKSGFHPAYSVSNIKNDVQITLETENVHYASWAEIFLNTARAFDVLDHIAPQKDGVIMKDATWDRLDAIVKQWIYSSISLDLLHTILEPGSTAQKAWDRLKDIFNEKSKFSCRNVGITIYQYPYG